From one Magnetofaba australis IT-1 genomic stretch:
- a CDS encoding anthranilate synthase component II, which translates to MLVMIDNYDSFTYNLVQYFGELGADVRTFRNNEITLEEIDAMGPSHVCLSPGPCTPTEAGISVAAVSHFAGRIPLLGVCLGHQSIGQAYGGRIIRAPSGVMHGKTSPIHHTDSGVFANLPNPVTATRYHSLVIERETLPDCLEITAWTEDGLIMGVRHKELAVEGVQFHPESILTDGGHALLQNFLDM; encoded by the coding sequence ATGTTGGTCATGATCGATAACTACGACTCCTTCACCTATAACCTGGTGCAGTACTTCGGCGAGCTGGGCGCGGATGTGCGCACTTTCCGCAACAATGAGATCACCTTAGAGGAGATCGACGCCATGGGGCCCTCCCATGTGTGTCTGTCGCCGGGGCCGTGCACCCCCACCGAGGCGGGCATCAGCGTGGCGGCGGTGAGCCACTTCGCCGGGCGCATCCCGCTGCTGGGGGTCTGTCTGGGGCATCAATCCATCGGCCAGGCCTACGGTGGACGCATCATTCGCGCCCCCTCCGGCGTGATGCACGGCAAAACTTCGCCCATCCATCACACCGATAGCGGCGTGTTCGCCAATCTGCCCAATCCGGTGACAGCCACCCGCTACCATTCGTTGGTGATTGAGCGCGAAACCCTGCCCGACTGTCTGGAGATCACCGCCTGGACCGAAGACGGTTTGATCATGGGCGTGCGGCACAAGGAGCTGGCGGTGGAGGGGGTGCAGTTCCACCCCGAATCGATTCTCACCGACGGCGGCCACGCGCTGCTGCAGAACTTCCTGGATATGTGA
- the trpE gene encoding anthranilate synthase component I, whose translation MLHPTLDQFQSLCEEGNLIPVYREIMADLDTPVTAFLKVAAQDPHAFLLESVQGGEKWGRYSLIGLAPRMLYRAWGRRVEIETLEPELRVKSFDDVDPVRTLRELMAENTPVACENLPRFCGGAVGYLGYDSVRCFETIPNDNPATLETPDVFFMFCDTVLVFDNLYGRLKIVRNVRLEQGDDPAQAYELAASRIEAIVAKLKEPLRSQENTHPPQTVSESDFVSEMTREEYEAAVVRAKEYILAGDIMQVVLSQRLSIPFPHADSQLYRALRATNPSPYLFLVRCGDFSLVGSSPEILVRQEGTTATVRPIAGTRPRGRDETHDKELEAELLADPKERAEHLMLVDLGRNDLGRIAEIGTVQVTEQYVIERYSHVMHIVSNVEARLKDGLDAFDVVAATFPAGTVSGAPKIRAMEIIDELEVSQRGPYAGAVGYFSYSGHMDLAIAIRTAVIQDGRLYIQAGAGIVADSQPDKEWEETMNKARAIFRAVDLAQRGLDV comes from the coding sequence GTGCTCCATCCCACGTTGGATCAATTCCAATCTCTGTGCGAAGAGGGGAATCTGATTCCCGTCTATCGTGAGATCATGGCCGACCTGGATACCCCGGTCACCGCCTTCCTCAAAGTGGCGGCGCAGGATCCCCATGCGTTTCTGCTGGAATCGGTGCAGGGCGGGGAGAAGTGGGGGCGCTACAGTCTGATCGGGCTGGCCCCGCGCATGTTGTATCGCGCCTGGGGGCGTCGGGTGGAGATCGAAACCCTGGAGCCGGAGCTGCGGGTCAAGAGCTTCGACGATGTGGACCCGGTGCGCACACTGCGCGAGTTGATGGCGGAGAACACGCCGGTGGCGTGTGAGAATCTGCCGCGCTTCTGCGGCGGCGCGGTGGGCTATTTGGGCTATGACTCGGTGCGCTGTTTTGAGACCATCCCCAACGACAACCCGGCCACGCTGGAGACCCCCGACGTCTTCTTTATGTTCTGCGACACCGTGTTGGTGTTCGACAATCTCTATGGCCGCTTGAAGATCGTGCGCAACGTGCGCCTGGAGCAGGGGGACGACCCCGCCCAGGCTTATGAGCTGGCGGCGTCGCGCATTGAAGCCATTGTGGCGAAATTGAAGGAGCCGCTGCGCTCGCAGGAGAATACGCACCCGCCGCAGACCGTGAGCGAGTCGGACTTCGTCTCTGAGATGACCCGCGAAGAGTATGAAGCCGCCGTGGTGCGCGCCAAGGAGTACATCCTGGCCGGGGACATCATGCAAGTGGTGCTCTCGCAGCGCCTGTCGATTCCTTTCCCCCATGCCGACAGCCAGCTCTATCGCGCCTTGCGCGCCACCAACCCCTCGCCCTATCTGTTCCTGGTGCGCTGCGGCGACTTCTCCCTGGTGGGCTCCAGCCCGGAGATTCTGGTGCGCCAGGAGGGGACCACGGCCACGGTGCGGCCCATCGCCGGCACCCGTCCGCGCGGGCGCGACGAGACCCATGACAAGGAGCTGGAGGCCGAGCTGCTGGCCGACCCCAAGGAGCGCGCCGAGCATCTGATGCTGGTGGACCTGGGGCGCAACGATCTGGGGCGCATCGCCGAGATCGGCACGGTGCAGGTGACCGAGCAGTATGTGATTGAACGCTACTCCCATGTGATGCACATCGTCTCCAATGTGGAGGCGCGCCTGAAGGATGGTCTGGACGCCTTCGATGTGGTGGCGGCCACCTTCCCGGCGGGCACGGTGAGCGGCGCGCCGAAGATTCGCGCCATGGAGATTATTGATGAACTGGAGGTCTCCCAACGCGGCCCCTATGCGGGCGCGGTGGGTTACTTCTCCTATTCGGGACATATGGATCTGGCCATCGCCATTCGCACGGCGGTGATTCAGGATGGTCGTCTCTATATCCAGGCCGGGGCGGGCATCGTCGCCGACTCCCAGCCCGATAAGGAGTGGGAGGAGACCATGAACAAAGCGCGCGCCATTTTCCGCGCGGTGGATCTGGCCCAGCGCGGCCTGGATGTCTAA
- a CDS encoding PAS domain S-box protein: MTSPANPDTLSMLTDIFAPAADAFVIINSRGIIKMVNPSVREIFGYSDEEMLGQNVSMLMPSRYAVDHDGHLDRYMKTGVTNVIGSGRQVEARAKDGAEFPIDLSVSEIQLGEEKHFVGIIRDISDKIEAERIIEEQRKTLLKLSTPAIQLWDDIVLMPLVGEIDSVRAANLIERLLECIAEHQAEVAILDLTGVPVIDTDVSHHLMKTVAAAKMLGAAVILTGIKPSGAQTLVQLGVNLANINTKGSLRSGVAEAMRLTNRKLVSLSSD; this comes from the coding sequence ATGACCAGCCCCGCCAATCCCGACACTCTGTCCATGCTGACCGATATCTTTGCCCCGGCGGCCGATGCGTTTGTCATTATCAACAGCCGCGGCATCATTAAAATGGTCAACCCGTCCGTGCGGGAAATCTTCGGCTACTCCGATGAGGAGATGCTGGGGCAGAACGTCTCCATGCTAATGCCCTCGCGCTACGCCGTGGACCATGACGGCCACCTGGACCGTTATATGAAGACTGGCGTCACCAACGTCATCGGCTCGGGCCGTCAAGTGGAGGCCCGCGCAAAAGATGGCGCGGAGTTCCCCATCGACCTTTCCGTCTCGGAGATCCAACTGGGCGAAGAGAAACACTTCGTCGGCATCATTCGCGACATCTCCGACAAAATTGAAGCCGAGCGCATCATTGAAGAGCAGCGCAAAACCCTGCTAAAACTCTCCACCCCCGCCATTCAATTGTGGGACGACATCGTGCTGATGCCCCTGGTGGGCGAGATCGATTCCGTGCGCGCCGCCAATCTGATCGAACGTCTGCTGGAGTGCATCGCCGAACATCAGGCGGAAGTGGCGATTCTCGACCTGACCGGCGTGCCGGTGATCGACACCGATGTCTCCCACCACCTGATGAAAACCGTGGCGGCGGCGAAAATGCTCGGCGCCGCGGTGATTCTCACCGGCATCAAGCCCTCTGGCGCGCAGACCCTGGTGCAACTGGGGGTCAATCTGGCCAATATCAACACCAAAGGCTCGCTGCGTTCCGGCGTGGCCGAAGCGATGCGCCTGACCAACCGCAAACTGGTCTCCCTGTCGAGCGACTAA
- a CDS encoding STAS domain-containing protein yields MKIPILKQGHVLQIAFQDDMTDRDICDLQDDLLGLIKKRDAQGVLLDVSGLRTIDSFRYDVLVKTAAMARVMGCRSVICGLQPQVAISLIDMGINFGNVRTAVDLEHGRQVLGV; encoded by the coding sequence ATGAAAATCCCCATTTTGAAACAGGGCCACGTGCTGCAAATTGCGTTTCAGGATGACATGACCGACCGCGACATCTGCGACTTACAGGATGACCTGCTGGGGCTGATCAAAAAGCGCGACGCCCAGGGCGTGCTGCTGGATGTCTCTGGTCTGCGCACCATCGACTCCTTCCGCTACGACGTCCTGGTCAAGACCGCCGCCATGGCCCGGGTGATGGGGTGTCGCAGCGTGATTTGCGGCTTGCAGCCCCAGGTGGCCATCTCCCTGATCGACATGGGCATCAACTTCGGCAATGTGCGCACCGCGGTGGATCTGGAGCATGGTCGGCAGGTGTTGGGGGTTTAG
- a CDS encoding ATP-binding protein produces the protein MADTRKLKLAIREEEDISRSRRAAFGLMAAVAFSPAEQTRFATAISELTRNIIKYAFDGECALATYADDRKKRIEAWVQDRGPGIADLKQALERGFSTSGTLGHGLNGARDLVDGFRIESSPSGTRVWIMMERSR, from the coding sequence TTGGCCGATACCCGCAAGCTGAAGCTCGCCATCCGTGAAGAGGAGGATATCTCCCGCTCACGCCGGGCCGCATTTGGCTTGATGGCGGCAGTGGCGTTTTCGCCCGCCGAGCAGACGCGCTTCGCCACCGCCATCTCGGAACTGACCCGAAACATTATCAAATACGCCTTCGATGGGGAGTGCGCGTTGGCCACCTACGCCGATGATCGCAAAAAGCGCATTGAAGCGTGGGTGCAGGATCGCGGTCCGGGGATTGCAGATCTCAAGCAAGCGCTAGAGAGAGGCTTCAGCACCAGCGGAACTCTGGGGCACGGGCTCAATGGCGCCCGCGACCTTGTTGATGGTTTCCGAATCGAATCCAGCCCCAGCGGAACGCGGGTGTGGATCATGATGGAAAGGTCCAGGTGA
- a CDS encoding SpoIIE family protein phosphatase: MRDDVALVCQIDGIGHGQAAEEAALKALALVEQHQDAPLETIFAHCDTGLTDTRGVSMALARVELAGQEMQYLAVGNPHGVIMNLRERYLSCVNGAVGKGIGSLKARTYPFQRKDTLILWSDGLPETLPFAEFCQKIKGRDLNLAAQEILSTLSSGEDDASIVLFRK; the protein is encoded by the coding sequence ATGCGCGATGACGTTGCGCTGGTGTGTCAAATCGACGGCATCGGCCATGGACAAGCCGCCGAAGAGGCGGCCCTCAAAGCGTTGGCGCTGGTGGAGCAACATCAGGATGCCCCACTGGAGACGATTTTCGCCCACTGCGACACAGGTCTAACCGACACCCGCGGCGTCTCCATGGCGCTGGCCCGGGTCGAGCTGGCCGGGCAGGAGATGCAGTATCTGGCTGTAGGCAACCCTCACGGGGTGATCATGAACCTGCGCGAACGCTATCTGTCATGCGTCAACGGCGCTGTGGGCAAAGGCATCGGCTCACTGAAAGCGCGCACATATCCGTTTCAGCGCAAAGACACTTTAATTCTGTGGTCGGATGGTCTGCCAGAGACGCTGCCCTTTGCCGAGTTCTGCCAAAAGATCAAAGGCCGCGACCTGAATTTGGCGGCGCAGGAGATCCTCTCCACTCTCTCCAGCGGAGAGGACGACGCCAGCATCGTGCTGTTTCGCAAATAG
- a CDS encoding SpoIIE family protein phosphatase, translated as MSTTENHEDMRAALQEVERSHQLIRESVHYASRIQRSLQPDQRELIGMMRDHFIIWQPKDIVGGDLYWFKPDRTGYMLALFDCTGHGVPGALMTMISVGALEQAFQSTNNPARLTRLTHQHIKTALKQDLPQGESDDGLEMGLCLVEPHRNRLTFCGSRQDLWIIRDGALEMIKGDKAGVGYRRFALNHSYTNHTIKLIPGARYYLFTDGFTDQVGGDKGRGFGKKRLSELLLCGAHLPLARQSEQILQAYEAYQGDHQRRDDLSMIGFQPL; from the coding sequence GTGTCCACAACAGAGAATCACGAGGATATGCGCGCGGCGCTGCAGGAAGTGGAGCGCAGCCACCAGTTGATTCGCGAGAGCGTGCACTACGCCAGCCGCATTCAGCGCTCCCTGCAGCCGGACCAGCGGGAGTTGATCGGCATGATGCGCGACCACTTTATCATCTGGCAGCCCAAGGATATCGTCGGCGGCGACCTCTACTGGTTCAAGCCCGATCGCACCGGCTACATGCTGGCGCTGTTTGACTGCACCGGTCATGGCGTGCCCGGGGCGCTGATGACCATGATCTCAGTCGGCGCCCTGGAGCAGGCGTTTCAGAGCACCAACAATCCGGCCCGCTTAACGCGCCTAACGCATCAACACATCAAGACCGCGCTCAAACAAGATCTGCCCCAAGGAGAGTCCGATGACGGCCTGGAGATGGGACTGTGTCTGGTGGAGCCCCATCGCAACCGCCTCACCTTCTGCGGCTCGCGACAGGATCTCTGGATCATCCGCGATGGCGCGTTGGAGATGATCAAAGGCGATAAGGCGGGGGTCGGCTACCGTCGCTTCGCCCTCAATCACTCTTACACCAACCACACCATCAAACTCATCCCCGGCGCCCGTTACTACCTGTTCACCGATGGATTCACCGATCAGGTGGGTGGCGACAAGGGGCGCGGATTCGGCAAAAAGCGGCTGTCAGAATTGCTGCTCTGCGGCGCCCATCTTCCCCTGGCGCGTCAGTCCGAACAAATTCTCCAAGCCTATGAAGCGTATCAGGGCGATCATCAACGCCGTGACGACCTCTCCATGATCGGATTTCAACCGCTATAA
- a CDS encoding MFS transporter — translation MHITPIRLASAFLPLLAGAGMLNLGLGLQASILGLRAESESFSVQAIGAVMAIYYVGFIIGSLKIPRLVDKVGHIRTFSVMASLASASVLLHAVWISPWSWALFRGITGFCLVGMSLVVESWLNEKARNEERGAVLSIYMMVLLGSTAMGQLLLTVASTDGYFLFVVVSVLLSLALLPLALSTRPTPVHVPTKRMRFGALMEQSPVGVIGALASGCMSGSFWTLGAVFAKRIGLAPEAIGVFMFCLVVGGLFSTWPIGRLSDRMDRRFVLIIQAALILLISVAMHWPGVENSSWIYPLAFLAGGAVLPVYAVSVALVNDQLKHGEFVPASATLLLVYGIGATLGPLLASTSMNFLGPTGLFSLTAVVALCVGLYAAYRLTIRAPLPSEELSAFIPTPRTTAAAYALHPDAEEDTAEEEATHNNPSTDKL, via the coding sequence ATGCACATCACCCCCATCCGATTGGCCAGCGCGTTTCTGCCCCTGCTTGCAGGCGCGGGGATGCTGAATCTTGGCCTCGGACTGCAAGCCTCCATTTTGGGTCTGCGCGCTGAGAGCGAGAGCTTTTCCGTACAGGCCATAGGCGCTGTGATGGCCATCTACTATGTGGGCTTTATCATCGGCAGCCTGAAGATCCCCCGTTTGGTGGATAAAGTGGGCCACATCCGCACTTTCTCGGTGATGGCCTCGCTGGCCTCCGCCTCGGTGCTGCTGCATGCGGTGTGGATCTCCCCCTGGAGCTGGGCGCTGTTTCGCGGAATCACCGGCTTCTGTCTGGTGGGCATGTCGCTGGTGGTGGAGAGTTGGCTCAACGAGAAGGCGCGTAATGAAGAGCGCGGCGCGGTGCTCTCCATCTATATGATGGTGCTGCTGGGCTCCACCGCCATGGGACAGCTGCTGCTGACAGTGGCCTCCACCGACGGCTACTTCCTGTTTGTGGTGGTGTCGGTGCTGCTCTCTTTGGCGCTGCTGCCGCTGGCGCTCTCCACCCGCCCCACGCCGGTGCATGTGCCCACCAAGCGCATGCGCTTTGGCGCATTGATGGAGCAATCGCCCGTGGGCGTCATCGGCGCCCTGGCCAGCGGCTGCATGTCCGGGTCGTTCTGGACCCTGGGGGCGGTGTTCGCCAAGCGCATCGGTCTGGCCCCGGAAGCCATCGGCGTGTTTATGTTCTGTCTGGTTGTCGGCGGTCTCTTCTCCACCTGGCCCATCGGTCGCCTCTCCGACCGTATGGATCGCCGCTTTGTGCTGATCATCCAGGCGGCGTTGATTCTGCTCATCTCTGTGGCCATGCATTGGCCGGGGGTGGAAAACAGCAGCTGGATCTATCCGTTGGCTTTTCTGGCGGGGGGCGCGGTGCTACCGGTGTATGCGGTGTCGGTGGCGCTGGTCAACGATCAGCTCAAGCATGGCGAGTTCGTGCCCGCCTCGGCCACGCTGCTGCTGGTGTATGGCATTGGCGCCACTCTGGGCCCGCTGCTGGCGTCTACCAGCATGAATTTTCTCGGCCCCACAGGGCTCTTCTCCCTCACCGCAGTCGTGGCGCTATGCGTGGGGCTCTACGCCGCCTATCGCCTCACCATCCGCGCGCCGCTGCCCAGTGAGGAGCTCAGCGCGTTCATCCCCACCCCACGCACCACCGCCGCGGCCTACGCCCTGCACCCCGACGCTGAAGAGGACACCGCGGAAGAGGAAGCAACGCACAACAACCCCAGCACTGACAAACTATAG
- a CDS encoding TIGR00341 family protein, producing the protein MSSADAPMPEPSVHFLHDGAWDDLRAHLEGVAYAAHHFTSAQDALPGDGAVVLLYLDDERVRGILPTAVERGWEVAVLPHPEAPLAAARFGVERDLAEAVAHALQASAQSVRLLTCNDVVAFSSVTVGETLTLEAQRRSGSRWSVLGALARNVFKLRPFRYALSTAKEQSLTTAGIGLIILEGPTHGYLGKGLASLTVWDDQRLTALALAPRSVVGYLGLLWRIIVLRAVSQRALPPAMGLIRSARLAVETGRGVDYALDGRTLHADRLEITAVQTPLQVRLGARYPQADGAPPPDRDQFRMQGLPSGESARILDGARLPLFNHAAEDDFKELFQGLKESASFSRSFFALMVMSALLALFGLYANSAPVIIGAMILAPLMGPIISLSMGLARAHPLLIRDSVKTLLLGILTALLCAIVVAKLMPLRVLTHEMAARLSPNLLDLGVAVVSGMAGAYANAREEIAKGLAGVAIAVALVPPLCVLGIGLGWMDWSVVSGASLLFATNLVGIAVAGSVAFLALGFAPFHLARKGLWLSLALLGAVSVPLYLAFDKAIQSNRILSALGQARFADNAGYRITPLSVQQGRETVARVRVTSERPISSADLDAIQQRLSQAAGMPLTIEATVALRRSARPD; encoded by the coding sequence ATGAGTTCCGCAGACGCGCCCATGCCCGAACCGAGCGTGCATTTTCTGCATGATGGCGCATGGGATGACCTGCGCGCGCATCTTGAAGGCGTCGCCTACGCCGCCCACCATTTCACCTCGGCGCAGGACGCTCTGCCGGGCGACGGGGCGGTGGTGCTGCTCTACCTGGACGATGAGCGGGTGCGCGGGATTCTGCCCACCGCCGTTGAGCGGGGCTGGGAGGTTGCGGTGCTGCCCCACCCCGAGGCCCCGCTGGCTGCCGCGCGGTTCGGCGTGGAGCGCGATCTGGCTGAGGCGGTCGCGCACGCTTTGCAAGCCAGCGCGCAATCGGTGCGACTTCTCACCTGCAACGATGTGGTGGCGTTCTCCTCGGTGACGGTGGGGGAGACGCTGACGCTGGAGGCGCAGCGGCGCAGCGGGTCGCGCTGGTCGGTGTTGGGCGCGCTGGCGCGCAATGTGTTCAAACTGCGCCCGTTTCGTTATGCGCTGAGCACCGCCAAAGAGCAGTCCCTCACCACCGCAGGCATCGGTCTGATCATTCTGGAAGGGCCCACCCACGGCTATCTGGGCAAGGGGCTGGCCTCGCTCACGGTGTGGGACGACCAGCGCCTCACCGCCCTGGCGCTGGCCCCGCGCAGCGTAGTGGGGTATCTGGGATTGCTGTGGCGCATCATCGTATTGCGCGCGGTCTCCCAGCGGGCGCTGCCCCCCGCTATGGGGTTGATTCGCAGCGCCCGGCTGGCGGTGGAGACCGGGCGCGGGGTGGATTACGCCCTGGATGGCCGCACGCTGCACGCCGATCGTCTGGAAATCACTGCGGTGCAGACGCCGCTACAGGTGCGCCTGGGGGCGCGCTATCCACAAGCGGACGGCGCGCCGCCGCCGGATCGGGATCAATTCCGTATGCAGGGATTGCCCAGCGGCGAGAGCGCGCGAATTCTCGATGGGGCGCGTTTGCCGCTGTTCAATCATGCGGCCGAGGATGATTTTAAGGAGCTGTTCCAGGGGCTGAAGGAGTCGGCTTCGTTTAGTCGCAGCTTCTTTGCGCTGATGGTGATGAGCGCCCTGTTGGCGCTGTTCGGTCTCTACGCCAACTCCGCGCCGGTGATCATCGGCGCGATGATTCTGGCGCCGTTGATGGGGCCGATCATCTCGCTCTCCATGGGCCTGGCAAGGGCGCATCCGTTGTTGATTCGCGACAGCGTGAAGACGCTGCTGCTGGGCATTCTCACCGCGTTGTTGTGCGCCATCGTCGTGGCCAAATTGATGCCGCTGCGGGTATTGACCCATGAGATGGCGGCGCGTCTGTCGCCCAATTTACTGGATCTGGGGGTGGCGGTGGTCTCCGGCATGGCCGGGGCCTACGCCAACGCCCGCGAGGAGATCGCCAAAGGGCTGGCTGGGGTGGCCATCGCGGTGGCGTTGGTTCCGCCGCTGTGTGTGTTGGGCATCGGCTTGGGCTGGATGGATTGGTCGGTGGTCTCCGGCGCGTCGCTGCTGTTCGCCACCAACCTGGTGGGCATCGCCGTGGCGGGATCGGTGGCGTTCCTGGCGCTGGGGTTCGCGCCGTTTCATCTGGCGCGCAAGGGGCTGTGGCTGAGTCTGGCGCTGCTGGGGGCGGTGAGCGTTCCGCTCTATCTGGCGTTCGATAAAGCGATCCAGAGCAACCGGATTCTCTCTGCCCTGGGACAGGCCCGATTCGCTGACAATGCGGGATACCGCATTACGCCGCTTTCAGTGCAGCAGGGGCGCGAGACGGTGGCGCGGGTGCGGGTGACCTCCGAACGTCCCATTAGCAGCGCCGACCTGGACGCCATTCAGCAGCGGTTGTCGCAGGCGGCGGGGATGCCGCTGACCATCGAGGCCACGGTGGCGCTGCGGCGCTCAGCGCGCCCAGATTAA
- a CDS encoding malonic semialdehyde reductase — protein MSLDEQARDLLFRQARSHNGWRDEPVSDEQLAELYELMKFGPTAANCCPLRVVFVRTPEGKARLKPTLDAGNIDKTMSAPVTAILAYDLDFPDTLPKLFPHTDARSWFAGQDEKIAHTAFLNGSLQGAYFMLAARAVGLDCGPMAGFNNALVDETFFPGGRVKSNFLCNLGHGDPDKLFPRSPRLEFDEACSLV, from the coding sequence ATGTCCCTGGATGAACAAGCGCGTGATCTGCTGTTTCGCCAAGCGCGCAGCCACAACGGTTGGCGCGACGAACCAGTGAGCGACGAGCAATTGGCGGAACTGTATGAGTTGATGAAATTCGGCCCCACCGCGGCCAACTGCTGTCCGCTGCGGGTGGTGTTCGTGCGCACTCCCGAGGGTAAGGCGCGGCTCAAGCCTACCCTTGATGCAGGCAATATCGACAAGACCATGAGTGCGCCGGTAACGGCGATTCTGGCCTACGACCTGGACTTCCCCGACACCCTGCCCAAACTGTTCCCCCACACCGATGCGCGCTCGTGGTTTGCGGGGCAGGATGAGAAGATCGCCCATACGGCGTTCTTGAACGGCTCATTGCAGGGGGCCTATTTCATGCTGGCGGCGCGGGCGGTGGGGCTCGATTGCGGCCCCATGGCGGGCTTCAACAATGCGCTGGTGGACGAGACCTTCTTCCCGGGCGGGCGGGTCAAATCCAACTTCCTGTGCAATCTGGGCCATGGCGACCCGGATAAGCTCTTCCCGCGTTCGCCGCGACTGGAATTCGATGAGGCGTGCTCTCTTGTGTAA
- a CDS encoding MFS transporter, with amino-acid sequence MRTPSAHTLQIVVFALVASGFTNIYLTQPVLPVLQQEFGVSVAEAAWSISAVILGITLANIPFGLLADALPVRPIILLGGLMIAAAGLFTSTADALSWHVAGRFTQGLFIPALTTCLAAYLARVLPPDRLNVIMGSYVAATVLGGLGGRLLGGWIHPPLHWRYALVSAAALTIVSTVIAWWLLPREGKRVRPDHASRVGFLDLIRQWRVLRLVFSGMGSFFVFSSLFNYLPFRLAQPPFALSTNAITAVYLVYIMGIFIGPMAGKIANRWGSGSTLLAGAAVTFASVLLSALPWLSGVVAALLLLCAGFFTVHAASVGALNRALAHGHGRANALYVLFYYLGGWLGVSASGLAFQTWGWAGVMGVCVGMLAFPALAGWQLQREQESGN; translated from the coding sequence TGTTGTGTTTGCGCTGGTGGCGTCGGGGTTTACCAATATCTACCTGACCCAGCCGGTGCTGCCGGTTCTGCAGCAGGAGTTCGGCGTCTCCGTGGCCGAGGCGGCGTGGAGCATCTCCGCCGTCATTCTCGGCATCACCCTGGCCAATATCCCGTTTGGCCTGCTGGCCGACGCCCTGCCGGTGCGTCCCATCATTCTGCTGGGCGGATTGATGATTGCCGCCGCCGGGCTGTTCACCTCCACGGCGGATGCGCTCAGTTGGCATGTGGCGGGGCGCTTTACCCAGGGGCTGTTCATCCCGGCGTTGACCACTTGTCTGGCCGCCTATCTGGCGCGGGTGCTGCCGCCGGATCGCCTCAACGTCATCATGGGCAGTTACGTCGCCGCCACGGTGTTGGGCGGATTGGGCGGACGTCTGCTCGGCGGCTGGATTCACCCGCCGCTGCACTGGCGCTATGCCCTGGTCAGCGCCGCTGCGCTCACCATCGTCTCCACCGTGATCGCCTGGTGGCTGTTGCCCCGCGAAGGCAAGCGCGTGCGGCCCGATCACGCCAGCCGGGTGGGCTTCCTCGACCTGATCCGCCAGTGGCGCGTGCTGCGTCTGGTGTTTAGCGGCATGGGCAGCTTCTTCGTCTTCTCCTCCCTATTCAATTACTTGCCGTTTCGGCTGGCGCAACCGCCGTTCGCCCTCTCCACCAACGCCATTACGGCGGTCTATCTCGTCTATATCATGGGCATCTTTATCGGCCCGATGGCGGGCAAGATCGCCAACCGCTGGGGCAGCGGTTCGACGCTGCTGGCGGGGGCGGCGGTGACGTTCGCTTCGGTGCTGCTGTCGGCGTTGCCGTGGTTGAGCGGCGTGGTGGCGGCGCTGCTGCTGCTGTGCGCCGGGTTCTTCACGGTGCACGCCGCCTCCGTTGGCGCGCTCAATCGCGCGCTGGCCCATGGTCATGGTCGCGCCAACGCGCTGTACGTGCTGTTCTACTATTTGGGCGGCTGGCTGGGGGTGAGCGCGTCGGGATTGGCGTTCCAGACCTGGGGCTGGGCGGGGGTGATGGGCGTGTGCGTGGGCATGCTGGCGTTCCCGGCGTTGGCTGGGTGGCAATTGCAAAGAGAGCAAGAGAGTGGAAACTGA